In Stigmatopora nigra isolate UIUO_SnigA chromosome 11, RoL_Snig_1.1, whole genome shotgun sequence, the following proteins share a genomic window:
- the pdzk1 gene encoding Na(+)/H(+) exchange regulatory cofactor NHE-RF3 isoform X1: MALQNMAVYKPKVISLTKRPGHTFGFYLRLEHGEEGHLIRCLEMGGPAELAGMKDGDRILRVNGKFVDGLTHSEVVESVKNSGATVAFQTLDEASYKQAKSQGVNLENPQPMAAVNGVGQQVPKARLCYLVKSGSDYGFSLRSVKGKQGVSVTEVVPGGVADRAGVKTNDRLLEVNGENVETDTHENVVDKVKKAGRNLMFLLCDAETDLYYRNLNQKICSGSATTECLPFQPRIVQLTRAPDGYGFLLLEEPDVTGHVIGTIDRGSPAERGGLLENDRLVAVDGQQVNTYTHEQVVDAIRQSGNKCCLLVVDNYTGLMYDQGKVSPMLYWEEKKDTVFPPSYSEATNLNNSYKAPTHSEETEAEEDMELKPKLCKMEKTAAGFGFHLNGIQGVFGQYIKEVVKGGVADVAGLEDDDVVVEVNGKNVECCTHEEVVELIRATGHELEMLVATKKIYERLKLRATPITRQLLGKTSRAQVHNQNQECDASVCENWGAKLPAKERTSSMSSSSSSHSMDDRL; encoded by the exons ATGGCGTTGCAG AACATGGCTGTGTACAAGCCAAAAGTGATTTCCCTGACCAAGAGACCGGGTCACACCTTCGGGTTCTACTTGAGGTTAGAGCACGGCGAGGAGGGTCACCTGATCCGTTGCCTAGAGATGGGAGGCCCGGCGGAGTTGGCCGGCATGAAAGACGGAGACCGCATTCTCAGAGTCAACGGCAAATTTGTCGACGGTCTTACCCATTCAGAG GTGGTGGAGTCGGTGAAAAACAGCGGGGCCACCGTCGCATTCCAGACTCTAGACGAAGCTTCCTACAAGCAGGCTAAGTCGCAGGGTGTGAACCTGGAAAATCCTCAACCAATGGCAGCAGTCAACGGTGTTGGCCAGCAGGTTCCAAAAGCAAGACTGTGCTACCTGGTTAAGTCCGGGTCAGACTATGGCTTCTCTCTTCGTTCAGTAAAAG GCAAGCAAGGCGTATCTGTAACCGAGGTGGTTCCGGGCGGCGTGGCGGACCGCGCCGGCGTCAAAACCAACGACCGGCTCCTGGAAGTGAACGGCGAAAACGTCGAAACCGACACCCACGAGAATGTGGTGGATAAAGTCAAGAAGGCGGGCAGGAACCTCATGTTCCTACTTTGCGACGCCGAGACTGACCTCTACTACCGCAATCTGAACCAGAAGATCTGCTCTGGTTCTGCCACCACTGAATGCCTTCCGTTCCAACCGCGCATCGTGCAGTTGACCCGAGCGCCCGACGGATACGGCTTCCTGCTCCTGGAGGAACCTGATGTGACAG GTCATGTGATCGGCACAATTGACCGAGGCAGCCCGGCTGAGCGTGGAGGTTTGTTGGAGAACGACAGACTGGTGGCTGTTGACGGGCAACAGGTGAACACGTACACTCACGAGCAAGTGGTGGATGCTATCAGGCAGAGTGGCAATAAATGCTGCCTCCTAGTGGTGGACAACTACACAGGCCTCATGTATGATCAG GGCAAAGTGTCACCCATGCTCTACTGGGAGGAGAAGAAGGACACTGTTTTCCCACCCAGTTACTCAGAAGCCACCAACTTAAACAACTCTTACAAAGCGCCCACGCATTCTGAGGAGACTGAGGCCGAGGAAGACATGGAGCTCAAACCCAAATTGTGCAAAATGGAGAAGACGGCTGCAGGATTCGGTTTTCATCTTAACGGCATCCAAGGGGTTTTCGGACAGTACATTAAAGAG GTGGTGAAGGGCGGGGTCGCCGATGTCGCCGGCCTGGAGGATGACGACGTGGTGGTGGAGGTGAACGGGAAGAACGTGGAGTGCTGCACCCACGAGGAGGTGGTGGAGTTGATCCGCGCCACGGGCCACGAGTTGGAGATGTTGGTGGCTACCAAGAAAATCTACGAGCGGCTCAAGCTCAGGGCTACGCCCATTACGCGGCAGCTCCTTGGCAAGACGTCGCGGGCACAAGTACACAACCAAAATCAGGAATGCGATGCTTCAGTTTGCGAAAATTGGGGTGCTAAGCTGCCAGCCAAAGAGCGG ACCTCATCTAtgtcttcatcttcatcttctcATAGTATGGATGACAGACTTTAA
- the LOC144204409 gene encoding OX-2 membrane glycoprotein, producing the protein MKMKMMMIWPSCRKYLQVCLFLLLVAKVQGKVTAPERVQASVGKPFTLTCALAKDRGDTVKHMHWLDVNNRTLLSYQPGNKDSLSGQQHVELTPSSKDTYSVTIQRVSFRDEGCYLCVFDMVQSGVKQGRTCLTVTSSVTSNGNKTALSGKTATLSCSYGLPEKVQQVTWKFAEAPSALSSDVATYADKGDPMIEAAYQGRVWLSASLSVSTLTISPVAIRDEGCYTCVYTTWVDGPKSSTVCLSTYALPKPQVSYKSTSAGVIEANCSAVSRPPVEMAWNVERDNRTVGPPVTTTLPQEDGTTLVISTLTLRSGLLKDVSVKCLVHHKGLEAPIAVSMNTKIGTALAILISVTTVAALLVLALCFCLWKCFLRKEAD; encoded by the exons ATGaagatgaaaatgatgatgatatgGCCATCCTGCAGAAAATATCTGCAGGTGTGTTTGTTCCTTCTGCTGGTGGCAAAAGTACAAG GGAAGGTAACAGCACCTGAGCGAGTGCAGGCCAGCGTGGGCAAGCCCTTCACGTTGACGTGTGCCCTGGCCAAGGACCGAGGTGACACCGTCAAGCACATGCACTGGCTGGACGTCAACAACCGCACGCTGCTTAGCTACCAGCCGGGCAACAAAGATAGTTTGAGCGGCCAGCAGCACGTGGAGCTCACGCCGTCCTCCAAAGACACCTACTCCGTCACCATCCAGAGAGTGAGCTTCAGGGACGAAGGATGCTACCTCTGCGTCTTCGACATGGTCCAATCTGGAGTCAAACAGGGACGCACCTGCCTGACTGTCACTT CATCGGTGACCTCCAACGGCAACAAAACAGCGTTAAGCGGGAAAACGGCGACCCTGTCGTGCTCTTACGGTCTGCCTGAGAAGGTGCAGCAGGTCACCTGGAAATTCGCCGAGGCGCCGAGCGCGCTTTCCTCGGACGTGGCCACCTATGCCGACAAGGGTGATCCCATGATAGAAGCCGCCTACCAGGGAAGGGTGTGGCTGAGCGCCTCCCTGTCGGTCAGCACGCTCACCATAAGTCCCGTGGCCATCCGGGACGAAGGATgctacacgtgtgtgtacaccaCGTGGGTGGACGGGCCCAAAAGCTCCACCGTATGCCTTTCAACTTATG CGCTACCCAAACCTCAAGTAAGCTACAAGAGCACGTCAGCCGGCGTGATCGAGGCCAACTGCAGCGCCGTATCGCGGCCCCCGGTAGAAATGGCGTGGAACGTGGAGCGCGACAATCGCACGGTGGGTCCGCCCGTCACTACCACGCTGCCGCAGGAAGACGGGACCACGCTGGTGATCAGTACGCTCACCCTACGGTCCGGATTGCTGAAGGACGTATCTGTCAAGTGTCTGGTGCACCACAAGGGCCTCGAAGCGCCCATCGCGGTGTCCATGAACACCAAAA TCGGGACGGCGTTAGCCATTCTCATCTCAGTGACTACGGTGGCAGCTCTGCTGGTGCTGGCCCTCTGCTTCTGTCTGTGGAAGTGTTTCCTGCGCAAAGAAG CTGACTGA
- the rsph1 gene encoding radial spoke head 1 homolog, producing MSDIDSDEFDEERNKLGEYEGDRNEAGERHGMGKAVLPKGDVYQGRYERGKRHGKGTYRFVNGARYVGDYHQNMKHGQGIFYYPDGSKYEGSWAEDLRQGHGVYTYSNGDTYVGDWLNHMRHGEGTYRYHDTGSVYTGTWENGKIESVGEFIHANHRYSSNFVNNNPSGPGKYIFDIGCEQHGEYHQIEQDRAEGEWGEPGSTTLLKWFPKCITGLTSHEPEGEAQTEATGQVAGQPADPAAGQAAGQAAGQAEVQPEVQVDAQAKPPVEVPPEVPPEVPPDTPSEAVPEDANG from the exons ATGTCCGATATAGACTCGGATGAGTTTGATGAGGAACGCAATAAACTCGGG GAATATGAAGGGGATAGAAATGAAGCTGGAGAAAGACATGGAATGGGGAAAGCAGTTCTGCCCAAAGGAGACGTTTATCAAGGACGATATGAACGAGGAAAAAGACATGGCAAG GGCACATACCGATTTGTGAATGGGGCAAGATATGTGGGAGATTACCACCAAAACATGAAACATGGACAAGGCATCTTCTATTACCCGGATGGATCTAAATATGAAG GTTCTTGGGCTGAAGACTTGAGGCAAGGTCATGGTGTTTACACATACTCCAATGGAGATACGTATGTTGGAGACTGGCTCAATCACATGAG GCATGGCGAGGGCACCTATCGTTACCATGACACCGGCTCGGTTTATACTGGGACATGGGAGAATGGCAAGATTGAGTCTGTTGGAGAATTCATCCATGCTAACCATAGATATAGCAGTAACTTTGTGAACAACAAT CCATCTGGTCcaggaaaatacatatttgacatTGGTTGCGAACAGCATGGTGAATACCACCAAATAGAGCAG GACCGTGCCGAAGGCGAGTGGGGCGAACCGGGCTCCACTACGCTTCTCAAGTGGTTTCCAAAATGCATCACTGGCCTAACGTCGCATGAGCCCGAGGGGGAGGCCCAAACTGAGGCAACGGGCCAGGTTGCGGGCCAGCCTGCAGACCCGGCTGCGGGCCAGGCTGCGGGCCAGGCTGCGGGCCAGGCTGAGGTTCAGCCCGAGGTTCAGGTCGACGCCCAGGCCAAGCCTCCGGTTGAGGTTCCTCCCGAAGTTCCCCCCGAGGTTCCCCCCGATACTCCGAGTGAAGCGGTACCTGAGGATGCAAATGGATGA
- the LOC144204528 gene encoding dynein regulatory complex subunit 2-like codes for MRHHKSFVAIFRRWSMTHNVLNITSEQRLHWNLSSARCQSNHLEWRILTAARNRRNEEAKMPKKKGKGKGKGEDPALRPKMIRDALKKETTNMVLNDIKLKDNYRVDLRTIRCNELKEEIEALRRTFERRNHDLNHAVERFSCDVQHVESLSAQMWRLHREHVERLRAMQEKRLMFLQQQWNTGHDIWDHNLDLLSEKMGTYFLQSRMGFEDTVVHLERHHQQSLAIVHMLYSEPMEGHSVYEKRKAFEVEECFLDQNVKVLKNQKAEKRYLQDLEKLQTMETKKQVSLTTSKKGVTLYNTVLEVQARLEATENNNSGMVGKLTAARNEAKAKIHMLLKRMARNRVSVHTMIHHVSMRSHSATNNLRMVIAKGAQLLKVAEMCRHLEAMQMEEQWASEEATLRSAEGLIEPSLAYEFPELMNRYNVARIHRMVLERRQEYLRKEKRQLQQLKDHRCQIKTIKSDTHKGAFNPLLVKMAPVKQKNTTKPFQCVIEGVHAVRILAIHQSADNW; via the exons ATGCGTCACCACAAAAGCTTCGTGGCTATTTTCCGGCGCTGGTCTATGAC TCATAATGTGTTAAATATAACTTCGGAACAACGACTTCACTGGAATCTGTCATCAGCAAGG TGCCAATCCAACCATTTGGAGTGGCGCATTTTGACTGCAGCTCGAAATCGACGAAACGAAGAAGCCAAGATGCCTAAAAAGAAAGGGAAGGGCAAAGGCAAAGGGGAAGACCCCGCCCTACGGCCAAAGATGATAAGAGATGCTCTTAAGAAGGAGACCACCAACATGGTGCTCAACGACATCAAGCTTAAGGACAACTATCGCGTGGATCTGCGCACCATCCGCTGCAACGAGCTCAAGGAGGAGATCGAGGCCCTCCGGCGTACCTTTGAACGACGGAACCATGACTTAAACCATGCCGTGGAGAGGTTCTCCTGCGATGTCCAGCACGTGGAGTCTCTCTCGGCACAGATGTGGCGCCTGCACCGTGAACACGTCGAGCGACTACGCGCCATGCAGGAGAAGCGACTCATGTTCCTGCAGCAGCAGTGGAACACTGGGCATGACATCTGGGACCACAATCTGGATTTGTTGAGTGAAAAAATGGGCACCTATTTCCTGCAGTCCCGCATGGGTTTCGAGGACACGGTAGTGCACCTAGAGCGGCACCACCAGCAATCTTTGGCTATTGTCCACATGCTCTACAGCGAACCCATGGAGGGTCACTCGGTTTATGAGAAGAGGAAGGCCTTTGAGGTAGAGGAATGCTTTCTGGACCAGAACGTGAAGGTCCTGAAGAATCAGAAGGCAGAGAAACGCTACCTCCAAGATTTGGAGAAATTGCAGACCATGGAAACCAAGAAACAAGTGTCGCTGACGACCTCCAAGAAGGGGGTGACGCTCTACAACACTGTACTTGAAGTGCAGGCTCGCCTGGAGGCCACCGAGAACAACAACTCCGGCATGGTGGGCAAGTTGACGGCGGCCAGGAATGAAGCCAAGGCCAAGATCCATATGCTTCTAAAGCGAATGGCTCGCAACCGTGTGTCCGTCCATACCATGATTCACCACGTGAGCATGCGTAGTCACTCCGCCACCAACAACCTGAGGATGGTCATCGCCAAAGGCGCCCAGCTACTTAAGGTGGCCGAAATGTGTCGTCATCTCGAGGCCATGCAGATGGAGGAGCAGTGGGCTTCAGAAGAAGCCACCCTTCGCTCCGCAGAGGGATTGATCGAGCCGTCGCTTGCTTACGAATTCCCCGAGCTGATGAATCGCTACAATGTTGCGCGCATTCACCGGATGGTCTTGGAGCGGCGCCAGGAGTACTTGAGGAAGGAGAAACGACAGCTACAGCAGCTCAAGGATCACCGCTGCCAAATCAAAACCATCAAGTCAGATACCCACAAAGGTGCGTTCAATCCTCTTCTGGTCAAGATGGCTCCCGTCAAGCAGAAAAATACCACCAAGCCATTCCAATGTGTCATCGAGGGAGTGCACGCCGTTAGGATACTTGCCATCCATCAGAGTGCAGACAACTGGTAg
- the LOC144204201 gene encoding Golgi pH regulator: protein MSFLVDSVIMFTSQVLFFGFGWLFFMRQLFKDYEVRQYVVQVVFSVTFAFSCTMFELIIFEILGALSSSSRYFHWKLNLYVILLVLIFVVPFYIGYFVVSNIRLLHRQRLLFACMVWFTFMYFFWKLGDPFPILSPKHGILSIEQLISRVGVIGVTLMALLSGFGAVNCPYTYMSYFLRNVSDSDILALERRLLQTMDMIVSKKKRIAMTRRQMYQRGEDQNKQTGLWGMIKSVTSSQTGSENLSLIQQEVDALEELSRQLFLETVDLQATKERIEYSKTFQGKYFNFLGYFFSIYCVWKIFMATINIVFDRVGKTDPVTRGIEITVNYLGIQFDVKFWSQHISFILVGIIIVTSIRGLLITLTKFFYAISSSKSSNVIVLVLAQIMGMYFVSSVLLMRMSMPLEYRSIVTEVLGELQFNFYHRWFDVIFLVSALSSILFLYLAHKQSPEKHMAL from the exons atgtcgtttttggtgGATTCCGTCATCATGTTCACCTCACAG GTGTTGTTCTTTGGATTTGGCTGGCTGTTCTTCATGCGGCAGCTTTTCAAAGACTATGAG GTACGACAATATGTGGTGCAGGTGGTCTTCTCTGTCACCTTTGCCTTTTCTTGTACCATGTTTGAACTCATCATTTTTGAGATTCTGGGTGCCTTGAGTAGCAG TTCCCGATACTTCCACTGGAAGTTAAATCTCTATGTGATTCTGCTGGTTCTCATCTTTGTGGTGCCTTTCTACATTGGCTACTTTGTGGTTAGCAATATTCGCCTGT TGCACAGACAGAGGCTGCTGTTTGCGTGTATGGTGTGGTTTACCTTTATGTATTTCTTCTGGAAATTGGGTGACCCTTTCCCAATCCTCAGTCCAAAGCatg GCATCCTCTCTATTGAGCAGCTGATAAGCCGTGTTGGCGTGATAGGAGTCACATTAATGGCTCTCTTGTCTGGATTTGGTGCTGTCAACTGCCCTTACACATACATGTCCTATTTCCTTAG GAACGTCTCAGACAGTGACATCCTTGCTTTGGAAAGGCGGTTGCTTCAAACGATGGACATGATTGTCAGCAAGAAAAAACG CATCGCCATGACGCGAAGGCAGATGTACCAACGTGGCGAAGACCAGAACAAACAGACGGGCTTGTGGGGCATGATCAAGAGCGTCACTTCGTCGCAAACGGGCAGTGAAA ATTTGTCTCTCATCCAGCAGGAAGTGGACGCCCTGGAAGAGCTTAGTCGACAGCTTTTTCTCGAGACTGTTGACTTGCAAGCCACCAAG GAGCGCATTGAGTACTCCAAGACGTTCCAAGGAAAATATTTCAACTTCCTGGGATACTTCTTTTCCATTTATTGTGTGTGGAAAATATTTATG GCCACCATCAACATCGTCTTCGATCGAGTGGGAAAGACGGATCCGGTGACGAGAGGCATTGAAATTACCGTCAATTACTTGGGCATCCAGTTTGAT GTCAAGTTTTGGTCCCAGCACATTTCCTTCATTTTGGTGGGCATCATCATCGTCACATCTATACGAGGTTTACTCATAACTCTCACTAAG TTCTTTTACGCTATATCAAGCAGCAAGTCTTCAAACGTCATCGTACTGGTCCTGGCTCAGATTATG GGCATGTATTTTGTGTCATCGGTGTTGCTGATGCGCATGAGCATGCCACTTGAGTACCGTTCCATTGTGACGGAGGTTCTGGGAGAGCTACAGTTCAACTTTTACCACCGCTGGTTCGACGTCATCTTCCTGGTCAGCGCCTTGTCCAGTATTCTCTTCCTCTATCTAGCCCACAAGCAATCCCCCGAGAAGCACATGGCactgtga
- the pdzk1 gene encoding Na(+)/H(+) exchange regulatory cofactor NHE-RF3 isoform X2: MAVYKPKVISLTKRPGHTFGFYLRLEHGEEGHLIRCLEMGGPAELAGMKDGDRILRVNGKFVDGLTHSEVVESVKNSGATVAFQTLDEASYKQAKSQGVNLENPQPMAAVNGVGQQVPKARLCYLVKSGSDYGFSLRSVKGKQGVSVTEVVPGGVADRAGVKTNDRLLEVNGENVETDTHENVVDKVKKAGRNLMFLLCDAETDLYYRNLNQKICSGSATTECLPFQPRIVQLTRAPDGYGFLLLEEPDVTGHVIGTIDRGSPAERGGLLENDRLVAVDGQQVNTYTHEQVVDAIRQSGNKCCLLVVDNYTGLMYDQGKVSPMLYWEEKKDTVFPPSYSEATNLNNSYKAPTHSEETEAEEDMELKPKLCKMEKTAAGFGFHLNGIQGVFGQYIKEVVKGGVADVAGLEDDDVVVEVNGKNVECCTHEEVVELIRATGHELEMLVATKKIYERLKLRATPITRQLLGKTSRAQVHNQNQECDASVCENWGAKLPAKERTSSMSSSSSSHSMDDRL; encoded by the exons ATGGCTGTGTACAAGCCAAAAGTGATTTCCCTGACCAAGAGACCGGGTCACACCTTCGGGTTCTACTTGAGGTTAGAGCACGGCGAGGAGGGTCACCTGATCCGTTGCCTAGAGATGGGAGGCCCGGCGGAGTTGGCCGGCATGAAAGACGGAGACCGCATTCTCAGAGTCAACGGCAAATTTGTCGACGGTCTTACCCATTCAGAG GTGGTGGAGTCGGTGAAAAACAGCGGGGCCACCGTCGCATTCCAGACTCTAGACGAAGCTTCCTACAAGCAGGCTAAGTCGCAGGGTGTGAACCTGGAAAATCCTCAACCAATGGCAGCAGTCAACGGTGTTGGCCAGCAGGTTCCAAAAGCAAGACTGTGCTACCTGGTTAAGTCCGGGTCAGACTATGGCTTCTCTCTTCGTTCAGTAAAAG GCAAGCAAGGCGTATCTGTAACCGAGGTGGTTCCGGGCGGCGTGGCGGACCGCGCCGGCGTCAAAACCAACGACCGGCTCCTGGAAGTGAACGGCGAAAACGTCGAAACCGACACCCACGAGAATGTGGTGGATAAAGTCAAGAAGGCGGGCAGGAACCTCATGTTCCTACTTTGCGACGCCGAGACTGACCTCTACTACCGCAATCTGAACCAGAAGATCTGCTCTGGTTCTGCCACCACTGAATGCCTTCCGTTCCAACCGCGCATCGTGCAGTTGACCCGAGCGCCCGACGGATACGGCTTCCTGCTCCTGGAGGAACCTGATGTGACAG GTCATGTGATCGGCACAATTGACCGAGGCAGCCCGGCTGAGCGTGGAGGTTTGTTGGAGAACGACAGACTGGTGGCTGTTGACGGGCAACAGGTGAACACGTACACTCACGAGCAAGTGGTGGATGCTATCAGGCAGAGTGGCAATAAATGCTGCCTCCTAGTGGTGGACAACTACACAGGCCTCATGTATGATCAG GGCAAAGTGTCACCCATGCTCTACTGGGAGGAGAAGAAGGACACTGTTTTCCCACCCAGTTACTCAGAAGCCACCAACTTAAACAACTCTTACAAAGCGCCCACGCATTCTGAGGAGACTGAGGCCGAGGAAGACATGGAGCTCAAACCCAAATTGTGCAAAATGGAGAAGACGGCTGCAGGATTCGGTTTTCATCTTAACGGCATCCAAGGGGTTTTCGGACAGTACATTAAAGAG GTGGTGAAGGGCGGGGTCGCCGATGTCGCCGGCCTGGAGGATGACGACGTGGTGGTGGAGGTGAACGGGAAGAACGTGGAGTGCTGCACCCACGAGGAGGTGGTGGAGTTGATCCGCGCCACGGGCCACGAGTTGGAGATGTTGGTGGCTACCAAGAAAATCTACGAGCGGCTCAAGCTCAGGGCTACGCCCATTACGCGGCAGCTCCTTGGCAAGACGTCGCGGGCACAAGTACACAACCAAAATCAGGAATGCGATGCTTCAGTTTGCGAAAATTGGGGTGCTAAGCTGCCAGCCAAAGAGCGG ACCTCATCTAtgtcttcatcttcatcttctcATAGTATGGATGACAGACTTTAA